In the Clavelina lepadiformis chromosome 8, kaClaLepa1.1, whole genome shotgun sequence genome, one interval contains:
- the LOC143468902 gene encoding uncharacterized protein LOC143468902 isoform X5 produces the protein MNTKVTAGAAVDNVAKNDVHRGPMDGGERNEVVQPIVMLPKLEGKDLLKQVQYQLEYYFSTENLSQDPYLISQMDSEQYVPICTIANFNAIKKLTSDINLVVEALKASTLVHVDEKGERVRPIKTRCVVILRDIPEGTPLERIGELFSGPGCPKLMSCKHAAGTSWYTTFDSEEDAQAAYCYLRENQVTFQGHLVQARMKSTTHRVTTFSSQHASNRAAQEQGAPLPSAQQQQVTSPPIDYIPPPQSFVLCAQPAFPSGGHVVVSHAPPPPFITRFEPPSPGVVPTSGQQPSPPVALSAQFSPFVVAPWQPNIYAADVNVMGTFQQQNFKPSQSSQPSAMNATKSPPYSAGHRFTDFHKGVSQRSFNQRKSTSGAQHNNPSTQVNPTAARYVLTSDPNPPSLAPDGFHQPQHFIQTDHRVAQMSGAGAHPSHYLPAVQAPFVTPNANEPHLTMMVPPQPLSAHRRGQVLHHVQHRPSNNYHHQNYVSAQNGNRGNRVNPRTSGNQTEISPRFLNKAMNQQSYGGYGHHGAYSSNRPIASNDVHHDRHFQHHSKAGGGHSDQRSRGSTPYGDKEYGESTGLNDAADYNNNYSKRPIGRTPSNGPASNGSDVNEQRNYQSGLDRRNSRQRRGRREDEKNTPAPHPSVGNTPFNLESNSFPPLPGSSENPQPGKDVQDEDADEQKSNIRTKAPTPESSAPPQKTYSEVSISSKPAPPQPAPPKLSTDGGKPTRVKNDTNEVLASKPVKGKSSHHSSAQASSKSHSKQSPLDKPDPAKSALNSSKPQQSAVHTVHPKKPQRPTGHREGPKGNQPSSKLVESERKAPAQDDKDLEISCKVPDDVKTENDEGESVTSSSPTPDGRRLTYAEMLRKKAQSDAAKSDSGDDSRSSDETRDPSEGKSPDDDSPEAKNKTPEVVEEAPVSQKRPEGMTNGYSRRGDFEHRRGNYRYHRDRNDGHEHRRYDHRDWGYGGGRGNGPRDFRGRGGYRPRRGNFNRYYGNSGGRPVPNGSMGGER, from the exons ATGAACACAAAGGTGACTGCAGGTGCTGCTGTGGACAATG TTGCAAAGAATGATGTGCACCGAGGACCTATGGACGGGGGTGAAAGGAACGAGGTGGTTCAGCCCATTGTTATGTTGCCCAAACTGGAAGGCAAGGATCTGCTGAAACAAGTGCAGTACCAGCTGGAATATTACTTTTCAAC TGAGAACTTGTCACAAGATCCCTATCTCATATCACAGATGGACAGCGAGCAATATGTCCCTATATGCACCATTGCAAATTTTAATGCGATTAAAAAGCTTACATCCGACATAAATCTTGTGGTGGAGGCATTGAAAG CATCAACGCTGGTTCATGTTGACGAAAAAGGCGAACGTGTTCGCCCAATCAAAACGAGATGCGTCGTCATATTAAGAGACATTCCTGAAGGCACTCCACTCGAG AGGATTGGAGAATTATTCTCTGGTCCGGGTTGCCCAAAACTCATGTCGTGCAAGCATGCCGCTGGGACAAGCTGGTACACTACATTTGACAGTGAAGAGGACGCCCAGGCTGCATATTGCTATCTCCGAGAGAACCAGGTCACGTTTCAAGGCCACCTTGTCCAG GCTCGAATGAAATCCACGACCCATCGCGTGACCACATTCAGCTCTCAACATGCCAGCAACAGAGCAGCACAGGAGCAAGGAGCTCCTCTTCCATCAGCTCAACAACAGCAG GTCACATCCCCCCCAATCGACTACATCCCTCCCCCCCAGTCCTTTGTGTTGTGCGCCCAACCCGCTTTTCCATCTGGGGGTCACGTGGTAGTGTCCCACGCACCCCCGCCTCCCTTTATCACCCGCTTTGAGCCCCCATCACCCGGCGTCGTACCCACAAGTGGTCAGCAACCTAGCCCACCTGTAGCATTGAGTGCACAGTTCAGTCCATTTGTTGTGGCTCCGTGGCAACCAAATATCTATGCAGCAGATGTCAACGTTATG GGGACTTTccagcaacaaaatttcaagcCAAGTCAATCGTCGCAACCAAGCGCAATGAATGCCACAAAATCTCCTCCCTACTCGGCTGGACACAG GTTCACTGATTTCCATAAAGGTGTCAGTCAACG ATCTTTCAATCAAAGAAAGTCAACATCAGGAGCCCAACATAACAACCCGTCCACACAGGTTAACCCCACTGCAGCTCGATATGTGCTCACTAGCGACCCCAACCCACCCAGCCTTGCCCCAGATGGCTTCCACCAGCCCCAGCATTTCATCCAAACCGACCACAGAGTTGCTCAGA TGAGTGGAGCTGGGGCTCATCCTTCCCACTATCTGCCAGCCGTGCAGGCCCCTTTCGTCACCCCAAATGCAAACGAGCCCCACCTCACCATGATGGTGCCCCCGCAACCCCTCAGTGCACACAGGAGGGGGCAGGTGCTGCATCATGTGCAGCATCGACCCTCAAACAACTATCACCACCAG aattACGTGTCGGCCCAGAATGGAAATCGTGGCAATCGGGTCAACCCCAGAACCTCAGGCAACCAGACTGAGATCAGTCCTCGGTTTTTGAACAAAG CGATGAACCAACAATCCTACGGCGGCTATGGTCACCATGGCGCTTATTCAAGTAACCGACCAATAGCATCAAATGACGTGCACCACGATCGTCACTTCCAACATCACAGCAAAGCAGGAGGAGGCCACAGTGACCAG AGGTCACGTGGTTCAACACCGTATGGCGACAAGGAGTATGGAGAGAGTACTGGCTTAA ATGATGCTGCGgactataataataattattcgAAACGGCCCATTGGTAGGACGCCCTCAAATGGCCCGGCATCAAATGGTTCCGACGTCAACGAACAAAG AAACTACCAGAGCGGTTTGGATCGCAGGAACTCAAGACAGAGACGCGGTCGAAGAGAAGACGAGAAGAATACG CCAGCTCCTCATCCATCAGTGGGCAATACTCCCTTCAACCTTGAGAGCAACTCCTTTCCTCCACTTCCCGGATCATCGGAGAATCCTCAGCCCGGTAAGGATGTCCAGGATGAAGACGCAGATGAGCAGAAGAGCAACATCCGCACAAAG GCACCAACCCCCGAGAGCTCTGCTCCTCCACAAAAGACATATTCGGAGGTTTCAATTTCCTCCAAGCCCGCTCCTCCCCAACCTGCCCCACCTAAGCTAAGCACGGATGGTGGAAAGCCGACGCGCGTTAAGAACGACACAAACGAAGTCCTTGCATCGAAACCTGTCAAAG GTAAATCAAGTCACCACTCGTCTGCACAAGCGTCATCGAAGTCTCACTCCAAGCAGAGTCCGCTTGATAAACCTGATCCAGCTAAATCCGCTTTGAATTCTTCAAAACCCCAGCAGTCTGCAGTCCACACTGTGCACCCAAAGAAGCCCCAGCGCCCAACTGGTCACCGAGAAGGCCCCAAAGGCAACCAACCCAGCTCAAAATTGGTGGAGTCCGAGAGAAAAGCTCCTGCTCAAGATGACAAAGATTTGGAGATATCCTGCAAG GTGCCTGATGACGTCAAGACAGAAAATGACGAAGGGGAATCGGTCACATCGTCATCACCAACCCCAG ACGGCAGACGACTGACCTACGCCGAGATGCTCCGCAAGAAAGCTCAGTCCGACGCGGCCAAGTCTGACTCTGGTGACGACAGCAGATCATCTGACGAAACTCGCGATCCTTCTGAAGGGAAATCCCCGGATGATGATAGTCCGGAAGCGAAGAACAAGACTCCAGAAGTGGTTGAGGAAGCCCCAGTGTCGCAAAAGCGTCCGGAGGGGATGACGAACGGATACTCGCGACGCGGCGACTTCGAACACAGACGCGGCAACTACCGTTACCATAGAGACAGGAATGACGGGCACGAACATCGCCGATACGACCATCGAGATTGGGGATACGGAGGGGGCAGGGGCAATGGACCGCGGGATTTTCGGGGAAGGGGTGGATATAGACCTCGCCGGGGAAACTTTAACCGTTACTATGGAAACAGCGGGGGTCGTCCCGTCCCTAATGGATCAATGGGAGGGGAAAGATGA
- the LOC143468902 gene encoding uncharacterized protein LOC143468902 isoform X3: MVVALCYLRNWFSDVLYALIESVSASTQSTLEINSFVSLSPLGAPSADLNGIMNTKVTAGAAVDNVAKNDVHRGPMDGGERNEVVQPIVMLPKLEGKDLLKQVQYQLEYYFSTENLSQDPYLISQMDSEQYVPICTIANFNAIKKLTSDINLVVEALKASTLVHVDEKGERVRPIKTRCVVILRDIPEGTPLERIGELFSGPGCPKLMSCKHAAGTSWYTTFDSEEDAQAAYCYLRENQVTFQGHLVQARMKSTTHRVTTFSSQHASNRAAQEQGAPLPSAQQQQVTSPPIDYIPPPQSFVLCAQPAFPSGGHVVVSHAPPPPFITRFEPPSPGVVPTSGQQPSPPVALSAQFSPFVVAPWQPNIYAADVNVMGTFQQQNFKPSQSSQPSAMNATKSPPYSAGHRFTDFHKGVSQRSFNQRKSTSGAQHNNPSTQVNPTAARYVLTSDPNPPSLAPDGFHQPQHFIQTDHRVAQMSGAGAHPSHYLPAVQAPFVTPNANEPHLTMMVPPQPLSAHRRGQVLHHVQHRPSNNYHHQNYVSAQNGNRGNRVNPRTSGNQTEISPRFLNKAMNQQSYGGYGHHGAYSSNRPIASNDVHHDRHFQHHSKAGGGHSDQRSRGSTPYGDKEYGESTGLNDAADYNNNYSKRPIGRTPSNGPASNGSDVNEQRNYQSGLDRRNSRQRRGRREDEKNTPAPHPSVGNTPFNLESNSFPPLPGSSENPQPGKDVQDEDADEQKSNIRTKAPTPESSAPPQKTYSEVSISSKPAPPQPAPPKLSTDGGKPTRVKNDTNEVLASKPVKGKSSHHSSAQASSKSHSKQSPLDKPDPAKSALNSSKPQQSAVHTVHPKKPQRPTGHREGPKGNQPSSKLVESERKAPAQDDKDLEISCKVPDDVKTENDEGESVTSSSPTPDGRRLTYAEMLRKKAQSDAAKSDSGDDSRSSDETRDPSEGKSPDDDSPEAKNKTPEVVEEAPVSQKRPEGMTNGYSRRGDFEHRRGNYRYHRDRNDGHEHRRYDHRDWGYGGGRGNGPRDFRGRGGYRPRRGNFNRYYGNSGGRPVPNGSMGGER, from the exons ATGGTGGTAGCTCTTTGTTACTTACGCAATTGGTTTTCAGACGTTTTGTATGCTTTG ATTGAATCAGTGAGTGCGTCCACACAATCAACACTGGAAATAAATTCTTTCGTTTCTCTTTCACCACTTGGGGCGCCCAGTGCAG ATTTGAACGGCATAATGAACACAAAGGTGACTGCAGGTGCTGCTGTGGACAATG TTGCAAAGAATGATGTGCACCGAGGACCTATGGACGGGGGTGAAAGGAACGAGGTGGTTCAGCCCATTGTTATGTTGCCCAAACTGGAAGGCAAGGATCTGCTGAAACAAGTGCAGTACCAGCTGGAATATTACTTTTCAAC TGAGAACTTGTCACAAGATCCCTATCTCATATCACAGATGGACAGCGAGCAATATGTCCCTATATGCACCATTGCAAATTTTAATGCGATTAAAAAGCTTACATCCGACATAAATCTTGTGGTGGAGGCATTGAAAG CATCAACGCTGGTTCATGTTGACGAAAAAGGCGAACGTGTTCGCCCAATCAAAACGAGATGCGTCGTCATATTAAGAGACATTCCTGAAGGCACTCCACTCGAG AGGATTGGAGAATTATTCTCTGGTCCGGGTTGCCCAAAACTCATGTCGTGCAAGCATGCCGCTGGGACAAGCTGGTACACTACATTTGACAGTGAAGAGGACGCCCAGGCTGCATATTGCTATCTCCGAGAGAACCAGGTCACGTTTCAAGGCCACCTTGTCCAG GCTCGAATGAAATCCACGACCCATCGCGTGACCACATTCAGCTCTCAACATGCCAGCAACAGAGCAGCACAGGAGCAAGGAGCTCCTCTTCCATCAGCTCAACAACAGCAG GTCACATCCCCCCCAATCGACTACATCCCTCCCCCCCAGTCCTTTGTGTTGTGCGCCCAACCCGCTTTTCCATCTGGGGGTCACGTGGTAGTGTCCCACGCACCCCCGCCTCCCTTTATCACCCGCTTTGAGCCCCCATCACCCGGCGTCGTACCCACAAGTGGTCAGCAACCTAGCCCACCTGTAGCATTGAGTGCACAGTTCAGTCCATTTGTTGTGGCTCCGTGGCAACCAAATATCTATGCAGCAGATGTCAACGTTATG GGGACTTTccagcaacaaaatttcaagcCAAGTCAATCGTCGCAACCAAGCGCAATGAATGCCACAAAATCTCCTCCCTACTCGGCTGGACACAG GTTCACTGATTTCCATAAAGGTGTCAGTCAACG ATCTTTCAATCAAAGAAAGTCAACATCAGGAGCCCAACATAACAACCCGTCCACACAGGTTAACCCCACTGCAGCTCGATATGTGCTCACTAGCGACCCCAACCCACCCAGCCTTGCCCCAGATGGCTTCCACCAGCCCCAGCATTTCATCCAAACCGACCACAGAGTTGCTCAGA TGAGTGGAGCTGGGGCTCATCCTTCCCACTATCTGCCAGCCGTGCAGGCCCCTTTCGTCACCCCAAATGCAAACGAGCCCCACCTCACCATGATGGTGCCCCCGCAACCCCTCAGTGCACACAGGAGGGGGCAGGTGCTGCATCATGTGCAGCATCGACCCTCAAACAACTATCACCACCAG aattACGTGTCGGCCCAGAATGGAAATCGTGGCAATCGGGTCAACCCCAGAACCTCAGGCAACCAGACTGAGATCAGTCCTCGGTTTTTGAACAAAG CGATGAACCAACAATCCTACGGCGGCTATGGTCACCATGGCGCTTATTCAAGTAACCGACCAATAGCATCAAATGACGTGCACCACGATCGTCACTTCCAACATCACAGCAAAGCAGGAGGAGGCCACAGTGACCAG AGGTCACGTGGTTCAACACCGTATGGCGACAAGGAGTATGGAGAGAGTACTGGCTTAA ATGATGCTGCGgactataataataattattcgAAACGGCCCATTGGTAGGACGCCCTCAAATGGCCCGGCATCAAATGGTTCCGACGTCAACGAACAAAG AAACTACCAGAGCGGTTTGGATCGCAGGAACTCAAGACAGAGACGCGGTCGAAGAGAAGACGAGAAGAATACG CCAGCTCCTCATCCATCAGTGGGCAATACTCCCTTCAACCTTGAGAGCAACTCCTTTCCTCCACTTCCCGGATCATCGGAGAATCCTCAGCCCGGTAAGGATGTCCAGGATGAAGACGCAGATGAGCAGAAGAGCAACATCCGCACAAAG GCACCAACCCCCGAGAGCTCTGCTCCTCCACAAAAGACATATTCGGAGGTTTCAATTTCCTCCAAGCCCGCTCCTCCCCAACCTGCCCCACCTAAGCTAAGCACGGATGGTGGAAAGCCGACGCGCGTTAAGAACGACACAAACGAAGTCCTTGCATCGAAACCTGTCAAAG GTAAATCAAGTCACCACTCGTCTGCACAAGCGTCATCGAAGTCTCACTCCAAGCAGAGTCCGCTTGATAAACCTGATCCAGCTAAATCCGCTTTGAATTCTTCAAAACCCCAGCAGTCTGCAGTCCACACTGTGCACCCAAAGAAGCCCCAGCGCCCAACTGGTCACCGAGAAGGCCCCAAAGGCAACCAACCCAGCTCAAAATTGGTGGAGTCCGAGAGAAAAGCTCCTGCTCAAGATGACAAAGATTTGGAGATATCCTGCAAG GTGCCTGATGACGTCAAGACAGAAAATGACGAAGGGGAATCGGTCACATCGTCATCACCAACCCCAG ACGGCAGACGACTGACCTACGCCGAGATGCTCCGCAAGAAAGCTCAGTCCGACGCGGCCAAGTCTGACTCTGGTGACGACAGCAGATCATCTGACGAAACTCGCGATCCTTCTGAAGGGAAATCCCCGGATGATGATAGTCCGGAAGCGAAGAACAAGACTCCAGAAGTGGTTGAGGAAGCCCCAGTGTCGCAAAAGCGTCCGGAGGGGATGACGAACGGATACTCGCGACGCGGCGACTTCGAACACAGACGCGGCAACTACCGTTACCATAGAGACAGGAATGACGGGCACGAACATCGCCGATACGACCATCGAGATTGGGGATACGGAGGGGGCAGGGGCAATGGACCGCGGGATTTTCGGGGAAGGGGTGGATATAGACCTCGCCGGGGAAACTTTAACCGTTACTATGGAAACAGCGGGGGTCGTCCCGTCCCTAATGGATCAATGGGAGGGGAAAGATGA
- the LOC143468902 gene encoding uncharacterized protein LOC143468902 isoform X4 — protein sequence MRLVTKQQDSVQQHNDIESVSASTQSTLEINSFVSLSPLGAPSADLNGIMNTKVTAGAAVDNVAKNDVHRGPMDGGERNEVVQPIVMLPKLEGKDLLKQVQYQLEYYFSTENLSQDPYLISQMDSEQYVPICTIANFNAIKKLTSDINLVVEALKASTLVHVDEKGERVRPIKTRCVVILRDIPEGTPLERIGELFSGPGCPKLMSCKHAAGTSWYTTFDSEEDAQAAYCYLRENQVTFQGHLVQARMKSTTHRVTTFSSQHASNRAAQEQGAPLPSAQQQQVTSPPIDYIPPPQSFVLCAQPAFPSGGHVVVSHAPPPPFITRFEPPSPGVVPTSGQQPSPPVALSAQFSPFVVAPWQPNIYAADVNVMGTFQQQNFKPSQSSQPSAMNATKSPPYSAGHRFTDFHKGVSQRSFNQRKSTSGAQHNNPSTQVNPTAARYVLTSDPNPPSLAPDGFHQPQHFIQTDHRVAQMSGAGAHPSHYLPAVQAPFVTPNANEPHLTMMVPPQPLSAHRRGQVLHHVQHRPSNNYHHQNYVSAQNGNRGNRVNPRTSGNQTEISPRFLNKAMNQQSYGGYGHHGAYSSNRPIASNDVHHDRHFQHHSKAGGGHSDQRSRGSTPYGDKEYGESTGLNDAADYNNNYSKRPIGRTPSNGPASNGSDVNEQRNYQSGLDRRNSRQRRGRREDEKNTPAPHPSVGNTPFNLESNSFPPLPGSSENPQPGKDVQDEDADEQKSNIRTKAPTPESSAPPQKTYSEVSISSKPAPPQPAPPKLSTDGGKPTRVKNDTNEVLASKPVKGKSSHHSSAQASSKSHSKQSPLDKPDPAKSALNSSKPQQSAVHTVHPKKPQRPTGHREGPKGNQPSSKLVESERKAPAQDDKDLEISCKVPDDVKTENDEGESVTSSSPTPDGRRLTYAEMLRKKAQSDAAKSDSGDDSRSSDETRDPSEGKSPDDDSPEAKNKTPEVVEEAPVSQKRPEGMTNGYSRRGDFEHRRGNYRYHRDRNDGHEHRRYDHRDWGYGGGRGNGPRDFRGRGGYRPRRGNFNRYYGNSGGRPVPNGSMGGER from the exons ATTGAATCAGTGAGTGCGTCCACACAATCAACACTGGAAATAAATTCTTTCGTTTCTCTTTCACCACTTGGGGCGCCCAGTGCAG ATTTGAACGGCATAATGAACACAAAGGTGACTGCAGGTGCTGCTGTGGACAATG TTGCAAAGAATGATGTGCACCGAGGACCTATGGACGGGGGTGAAAGGAACGAGGTGGTTCAGCCCATTGTTATGTTGCCCAAACTGGAAGGCAAGGATCTGCTGAAACAAGTGCAGTACCAGCTGGAATATTACTTTTCAAC TGAGAACTTGTCACAAGATCCCTATCTCATATCACAGATGGACAGCGAGCAATATGTCCCTATATGCACCATTGCAAATTTTAATGCGATTAAAAAGCTTACATCCGACATAAATCTTGTGGTGGAGGCATTGAAAG CATCAACGCTGGTTCATGTTGACGAAAAAGGCGAACGTGTTCGCCCAATCAAAACGAGATGCGTCGTCATATTAAGAGACATTCCTGAAGGCACTCCACTCGAG AGGATTGGAGAATTATTCTCTGGTCCGGGTTGCCCAAAACTCATGTCGTGCAAGCATGCCGCTGGGACAAGCTGGTACACTACATTTGACAGTGAAGAGGACGCCCAGGCTGCATATTGCTATCTCCGAGAGAACCAGGTCACGTTTCAAGGCCACCTTGTCCAG GCTCGAATGAAATCCACGACCCATCGCGTGACCACATTCAGCTCTCAACATGCCAGCAACAGAGCAGCACAGGAGCAAGGAGCTCCTCTTCCATCAGCTCAACAACAGCAG GTCACATCCCCCCCAATCGACTACATCCCTCCCCCCCAGTCCTTTGTGTTGTGCGCCCAACCCGCTTTTCCATCTGGGGGTCACGTGGTAGTGTCCCACGCACCCCCGCCTCCCTTTATCACCCGCTTTGAGCCCCCATCACCCGGCGTCGTACCCACAAGTGGTCAGCAACCTAGCCCACCTGTAGCATTGAGTGCACAGTTCAGTCCATTTGTTGTGGCTCCGTGGCAACCAAATATCTATGCAGCAGATGTCAACGTTATG GGGACTTTccagcaacaaaatttcaagcCAAGTCAATCGTCGCAACCAAGCGCAATGAATGCCACAAAATCTCCTCCCTACTCGGCTGGACACAG GTTCACTGATTTCCATAAAGGTGTCAGTCAACG ATCTTTCAATCAAAGAAAGTCAACATCAGGAGCCCAACATAACAACCCGTCCACACAGGTTAACCCCACTGCAGCTCGATATGTGCTCACTAGCGACCCCAACCCACCCAGCCTTGCCCCAGATGGCTTCCACCAGCCCCAGCATTTCATCCAAACCGACCACAGAGTTGCTCAGA TGAGTGGAGCTGGGGCTCATCCTTCCCACTATCTGCCAGCCGTGCAGGCCCCTTTCGTCACCCCAAATGCAAACGAGCCCCACCTCACCATGATGGTGCCCCCGCAACCCCTCAGTGCACACAGGAGGGGGCAGGTGCTGCATCATGTGCAGCATCGACCCTCAAACAACTATCACCACCAG aattACGTGTCGGCCCAGAATGGAAATCGTGGCAATCGGGTCAACCCCAGAACCTCAGGCAACCAGACTGAGATCAGTCCTCGGTTTTTGAACAAAG CGATGAACCAACAATCCTACGGCGGCTATGGTCACCATGGCGCTTATTCAAGTAACCGACCAATAGCATCAAATGACGTGCACCACGATCGTCACTTCCAACATCACAGCAAAGCAGGAGGAGGCCACAGTGACCAG AGGTCACGTGGTTCAACACCGTATGGCGACAAGGAGTATGGAGAGAGTACTGGCTTAA ATGATGCTGCGgactataataataattattcgAAACGGCCCATTGGTAGGACGCCCTCAAATGGCCCGGCATCAAATGGTTCCGACGTCAACGAACAAAG AAACTACCAGAGCGGTTTGGATCGCAGGAACTCAAGACAGAGACGCGGTCGAAGAGAAGACGAGAAGAATACG CCAGCTCCTCATCCATCAGTGGGCAATACTCCCTTCAACCTTGAGAGCAACTCCTTTCCTCCACTTCCCGGATCATCGGAGAATCCTCAGCCCGGTAAGGATGTCCAGGATGAAGACGCAGATGAGCAGAAGAGCAACATCCGCACAAAG GCACCAACCCCCGAGAGCTCTGCTCCTCCACAAAAGACATATTCGGAGGTTTCAATTTCCTCCAAGCCCGCTCCTCCCCAACCTGCCCCACCTAAGCTAAGCACGGATGGTGGAAAGCCGACGCGCGTTAAGAACGACACAAACGAAGTCCTTGCATCGAAACCTGTCAAAG GTAAATCAAGTCACCACTCGTCTGCACAAGCGTCATCGAAGTCTCACTCCAAGCAGAGTCCGCTTGATAAACCTGATCCAGCTAAATCCGCTTTGAATTCTTCAAAACCCCAGCAGTCTGCAGTCCACACTGTGCACCCAAAGAAGCCCCAGCGCCCAACTGGTCACCGAGAAGGCCCCAAAGGCAACCAACCCAGCTCAAAATTGGTGGAGTCCGAGAGAAAAGCTCCTGCTCAAGATGACAAAGATTTGGAGATATCCTGCAAG GTGCCTGATGACGTCAAGACAGAAAATGACGAAGGGGAATCGGTCACATCGTCATCACCAACCCCAG ACGGCAGACGACTGACCTACGCCGAGATGCTCCGCAAGAAAGCTCAGTCCGACGCGGCCAAGTCTGACTCTGGTGACGACAGCAGATCATCTGACGAAACTCGCGATCCTTCTGAAGGGAAATCCCCGGATGATGATAGTCCGGAAGCGAAGAACAAGACTCCAGAAGTGGTTGAGGAAGCCCCAGTGTCGCAAAAGCGTCCGGAGGGGATGACGAACGGATACTCGCGACGCGGCGACTTCGAACACAGACGCGGCAACTACCGTTACCATAGAGACAGGAATGACGGGCACGAACATCGCCGATACGACCATCGAGATTGGGGATACGGAGGGGGCAGGGGCAATGGACCGCGGGATTTTCGGGGAAGGGGTGGATATAGACCTCGCCGGGGAAACTTTAACCGTTACTATGGAAACAGCGGGGGTCGTCCCGTCCCTAATGGATCAATGGGAGGGGAAAGATGA